The proteins below come from a single Dermatophilaceae bacterium Soc4.6 genomic window:
- a CDS encoding SDR family NAD(P)-dependent oxidoreductase encodes MQHLTDKVVAITGAGSGIGRALARRFALEGAHLALSDVNADGLAETGRLLTDLPVRVTTAVVDVSDEQSVLDWADAVVADHGRVNVIVNNAGVALSGTVAGISMTDYRWIMGINFWGVVHGTKAFLPHLEASGEGHVVNISSVFGLTAQPFMSGYNASKFAVRGFTESLRQELDISDSPVTATCVHPGGIKTNIARAARMSDSLVSATGQSAEASAKDFEKLFFTSADSAAKVIVAGVKRNRRRVLIGADARVFDAMPRLAPTGYQRLIGAVTKSRMGKS; translated from the coding sequence GTGCAGCACCTCACCGACAAGGTCGTCGCCATCACCGGGGCCGGCTCCGGCATCGGACGGGCGCTGGCCCGACGTTTCGCGCTCGAGGGCGCGCACCTCGCGCTGTCCGACGTCAACGCCGATGGGCTGGCCGAGACCGGGCGGCTGCTGACCGACCTGCCCGTGCGGGTGACGACGGCGGTCGTCGACGTCAGCGACGAGCAGTCGGTGCTCGACTGGGCCGACGCCGTCGTGGCCGACCACGGACGGGTCAACGTGATCGTCAACAACGCCGGCGTCGCGCTCTCGGGCACGGTTGCCGGCATCTCCATGACCGACTACCGGTGGATCATGGGTATCAACTTCTGGGGTGTCGTGCACGGGACGAAGGCCTTCCTGCCTCACCTCGAGGCGTCCGGTGAGGGGCACGTGGTCAACATCTCGAGCGTCTTCGGGCTGACGGCGCAGCCGTTCATGAGCGGCTACAACGCCAGCAAGTTCGCCGTTCGCGGCTTCACCGAGTCGCTGCGCCAGGAGCTGGACATCTCCGACTCGCCGGTGACCGCCACGTGCGTTCACCCCGGAGGCATCAAGACCAACATCGCGAGGGCGGCTCGCATGAGCGACAGCCTCGTGTCCGCCACCGGGCAGAGCGCCGAGGCGTCGGCCAAGGACTTCGAGAAGCTGTTCTTCACCTCGGCCGACTCGGCCGCCAAGGTCATCGTGGCGGGCGTGAAGCGCAACCGGCGACGGGTGCTGATCGGGGCCGACGCCCGCGTCTTCGACGCGATGCCCCGCCTGGCCCCGACCGGCTACCAGCGCCTCATCGGCGCCGTCACCAAGAGCCGGATGGGCAAGTCGTAG
- a CDS encoding PIG-L family deacetylase, protein MRRVPHTLLAFHAHPDDEALLTAGTLARAAAEGHRVVVVVATDGELGLTSADFREAPEGLGSRRLDELHASARALGVHRVEYLGYADSGMGPEMLPDPPGKQRFIAADVDEAADRLAALLREESVDVLLTYDRNGGYGHRDHVRVHEVGARAAELAGTRRVLQATVPRNEILRGIRLAARVYHFPPDFDITSFERAYSPRAEITHRISVRRYAGQKRASMRAHASQAAVDGGADRTLAAFLRIPRPLYDLVFGREWFVDPSRPPGRAVARDVFDGL, encoded by the coding sequence ATGAGGCGGGTGCCGCACACCCTGCTCGCCTTCCACGCCCATCCGGACGACGAGGCCCTGCTCACCGCGGGCACCCTGGCCCGGGCCGCCGCGGAGGGGCACCGGGTCGTGGTCGTCGTGGCGACCGACGGCGAGCTGGGGCTGACGTCGGCCGACTTCCGCGAGGCGCCCGAGGGGCTCGGCAGCCGTCGCCTCGACGAGCTGCACGCCAGCGCCAGGGCGCTCGGGGTGCACCGGGTGGAGTACCTCGGCTACGCCGACAGCGGGATGGGCCCCGAGATGCTGCCCGACCCCCCGGGTAAGCAGCGGTTCATCGCCGCCGACGTCGACGAGGCGGCGGACCGGCTCGCGGCGCTGCTGCGCGAGGAGTCGGTCGACGTGCTGCTCACCTACGACCGCAACGGCGGCTACGGCCACCGCGACCACGTGCGGGTGCACGAGGTCGGGGCGCGGGCGGCCGAGCTGGCCGGCACGCGGCGGGTGCTCCAGGCCACCGTGCCCCGCAACGAGATCCTGCGCGGCATCCGGCTGGCCGCGAGGGTCTACCACTTCCCGCCCGACTTCGACATCACGTCCTTCGAGCGGGCCTACAGCCCGCGGGCCGAGATCACCCACCGCATCTCCGTGCGCCGGTATGCCGGGCAGAAACGCGCGTCGATGCGGGCCCACGCGTCGCAGGCCGCCGTCGACGGCGGCGCCGACCGCACCCTCGCGGCGTTCCTGCGCATCCCCCGCCCGCTCTACGACCTGGTCTTCGGGCGGGAGTGGTTCGTCGACCCGTCCCGCCCGCCTGGCCGAGCCGTCGCCCGCGACGTCTTCGACGGCCTGTGA